A section of the Oryzias melastigma strain HK-1 linkage group LG14, ASM292280v2, whole genome shotgun sequence genome encodes:
- the slc25a15b gene encoding solute carrier family 25 member 15b isoform X2, with protein sequence MAPHPAVQAVIDLSAGAIGGAACVFAGQPLDTAKVKMQTFPRMYRGFVHCLTCTYQQVGLRGFYQGTTPALMANIAENSVLFMSYGFCQQVIRFTAGLHKDAVLSDMQRASAGSVASIFSSLVLCPTELVKCRLQAMFEMEASGKIAKSQNSVWSVVKFIIRNEGLPGFFQGLTTTIAREVPGYFCFFGAYELSRTLFADYMRCNKDDIGVLATMFSGGLGGACLWTVVYPMDCVKSRIQVMSLTGRQAGFFKTFMAIARAEGIRTLYSGLTPTLVRSFPANGALFLAYEASRKLMMQQFDG encoded by the exons ATGGCTCCTCATCCAGCGGTCCAGGCCGTCATTGATCTTTCTGCAGGAGCTATAG GGGGCGCCGCGTGCGTCTTCGCCGGACAGCCTCTGGACACGGCAAAAGTCAAGATGCAGACTTTCCCCAGGATGTACCGCGGCTTCGTCCACTGCCTCACCTGCACCTACCAACAGGTGGGGCTGCGAGGCTTCTACCAGGGCACCACTCCGGCGCTGATGGCCAACATCGCCGAGAACTCCGTGCTCTTCATGAGCTACGGCTTCTGCCAGCAGGTCATCCGCTTCACGGCGGGATTGCACAAGGACGCCGTGCTGAG TGACATGCAGAGAGCCAGTGCTGGCTCGGTGGCGTCCATCTTCTCCTCGCTGGTTCTCTGCCCCACCGAGCTCGTTAAATGCCGCCTGCAGGCCATGTTTGAGATGGAGGCGTCAGGGAAGATTGCTAAGAGCCAGAA CTCGGTGTGGTCCGTGGTGAAGTTCATCATAAGGAACGAGGGTCTTCCAGGCTTCTTCCAGGGTCTGACCACCACCATAGCCAGAGAGGTTCCCGGCTACTTCTGCTTCTTTGGTGCTTACGAGCTCTCCCGCACCTTGTTTGCAGACTACATGAGGTGCAATAAGGATGATATAG GTGTTTTGGCGACCATGTTCAGCGGCGGATTGGGCGGGGCTTGCCTCTGGACTGTGGTCTACCCGATGGACTGCGTCAAATCCCGCATCCAGGTCATGTCTTTGACGGGCAGGCAGGCTGGCTTCTTCAAGACCTTCATGGCTATCGCCCGCGCCGAAG GCATCCGGACGCTCTACTCTGGTCTCACCCCCACCCTGGTCCGCTCCTTCCCGGCCAACGGAGCTCTGTTTCTGGCTTACGAGGCGAGCAGGAAGCTCATGATGCAGCAGTTCGATGGCTGA
- the slc25a15b gene encoding solute carrier family 25 member 15b isoform X1 → METLNLGLWMIALPVEPQMLTILWGAACVFAGQPLDTAKVKMQTFPRMYRGFVHCLTCTYQQVGLRGFYQGTTPALMANIAENSVLFMSYGFCQQVIRFTAGLHKDAVLSDMQRASAGSVASIFSSLVLCPTELVKCRLQAMFEMEASGKIAKSQNSVWSVVKFIIRNEGLPGFFQGLTTTIAREVPGYFCFFGAYELSRTLFADYMRCNKDDIGVLATMFSGGLGGACLWTVVYPMDCVKSRIQVMSLTGRQAGFFKTFMAIARAEGIRTLYSGLTPTLVRSFPANGALFLAYEASRKLMMQQFDG, encoded by the exons ATGGAAACCTTAAATTTGGGTTTATGGATGATTGCTTTACCTGTGGAACCACAAATGCTCACCATATTgt GGGGCGCCGCGTGCGTCTTCGCCGGACAGCCTCTGGACACGGCAAAAGTCAAGATGCAGACTTTCCCCAGGATGTACCGCGGCTTCGTCCACTGCCTCACCTGCACCTACCAACAGGTGGGGCTGCGAGGCTTCTACCAGGGCACCACTCCGGCGCTGATGGCCAACATCGCCGAGAACTCCGTGCTCTTCATGAGCTACGGCTTCTGCCAGCAGGTCATCCGCTTCACGGCGGGATTGCACAAGGACGCCGTGCTGAG TGACATGCAGAGAGCCAGTGCTGGCTCGGTGGCGTCCATCTTCTCCTCGCTGGTTCTCTGCCCCACCGAGCTCGTTAAATGCCGCCTGCAGGCCATGTTTGAGATGGAGGCGTCAGGGAAGATTGCTAAGAGCCAGAA CTCGGTGTGGTCCGTGGTGAAGTTCATCATAAGGAACGAGGGTCTTCCAGGCTTCTTCCAGGGTCTGACCACCACCATAGCCAGAGAGGTTCCCGGCTACTTCTGCTTCTTTGGTGCTTACGAGCTCTCCCGCACCTTGTTTGCAGACTACATGAGGTGCAATAAGGATGATATAG GTGTTTTGGCGACCATGTTCAGCGGCGGATTGGGCGGGGCTTGCCTCTGGACTGTGGTCTACCCGATGGACTGCGTCAAATCCCGCATCCAGGTCATGTCTTTGACGGGCAGGCAGGCTGGCTTCTTCAAGACCTTCATGGCTATCGCCCGCGCCGAAG GCATCCGGACGCTCTACTCTGGTCTCACCCCCACCCTGGTCCGCTCCTTCCCGGCCAACGGAGCTCTGTTTCTGGCTTACGAGGCGAGCAGGAAGCTCATGATGCAGCAGTTCGATGGCTGA
- the si:ch211-137i24.10 gene encoding transmembrane 4 L6 family member 1, translating to MCTGKCSRFIAIGLYPLVVISIICNIVLFFPAGDTKYVSDGKITEEVKYMGGVIGGGIMVLLPALYIHLTGKEGCCGNRCGMFLSIAFAAVGVAGGLYSFIVAVLGLKNGPYCKVLLVWMTPFKDSEKGYLADSSQWIKCTEPEDIVQFHIGLFSTLLATSSLQVILCAAQMINGLFGCLCGTCIKKEVI from the exons ATGTGCACTGGAAAATGCTCCCGCTTCATCGCCATCGGCCTGTACCCACTGGTGGTCATTTCCATCATCTGTAACATTGTGCTGTTTTTCCCTGCGGGAGACACCAAGTACGTCAGTGATGGAAAAATTACTGAGGAGGTGAAGTACATGGGGGGAGTCATCGGAGGGGGTATAATG GTGCTGCTCCCGGCTCTTTACATTCACCTGACTGGAAAAGAGGGTTGCTGCGGAAACCGCTGCGGG ATGTTCTTGTCCATCGCCTTTGCTGCGGTGGGCGTCGCCGGCGGTCTGTACAGCTTCATTGTGGCGGTGCTGGGCCTGAAGAACGGGCCCTACTGCAAAGTTTTGCTGGTTTGGATGACACCATTTAAAGACAG TGAGAAAGGTTACCTGGCTGACAGCTCACAGTGGATCAAATGCACAGAACCCGAAGATATTGTCCAGTTTCACATCGGGCTGTTCAGCACTCTGCTGGCCACCAGCAGCTTGCAGGTCATTCTCTGCGCCGCTCAGATGATCAACGGCCTCTTTGGCTGTCTGTGTGGAACCTGCATCAAGAAAGAGGTCATCTGA
- the LOC112142509 gene encoding transmembrane 4 L6 family member 4 translates to MCTRKCSLFVAGCMYPLVLLSVTCNIMLFFPGWSVQYVKEGHITVQVYYMGGVLGGGVLALITALYIHLTGDGGCCTNRLGMFFSIAFAAVGAAGAVYSFIVAILGLSNGPLCKGDNGLWGTLFKNSNANYLTQRSKWADCIEPRDVVQFNIGLFITLILASFLQAMLCVGQIINGLVGCICGTGKDQMVA, encoded by the exons ATGTGCACCAGAAAATGCTCCCTCTTCGTTGCTGGATGTATGTACCCACTCGTGCTCCTGTCCGTCACCTGCAACATCATGCTGTTCTTTCCTGGCTGGAGTGTGCAATATGTTAAGGAAGGGCACATCACTGTGCAGGTTTACTACATGGGGGGTGTCCTCGGAGGGGGTGTACTG GCACTAATCACGGCTCTTTACATCCACCTGACTGGAGATGGGGGCTGCTGTACAAACCGCTTAGGG ATGTTCTTCTCGATTGCGTTTGCAGCGGTGGGCGCGGCTGGAGCTGTGTACAGCTTCATCGTGGCCATCCTCGGCTTGTCCAATGGCCCCCTGTGTAAAGGTGACAACGGACTCTGGGGCACCCTCTTTAAAAACAG CAACGCTAACTACTTGACCCAGCGGTCTAAGTGGGCTGACTGCATTGAGCCGAGGGATGTGGTGCAGTTCAACATAGGCCTCTTCATCACTTTGATCCTGGCCAGCTTCCTGCAGGCGATGCTCTGTGTCGGCCAGATCATCAACGGCCTCGTCGGCTGCATCTGCGGAACGGGCAAAGACCAAATGGTTGCATAG